One Dioscorea cayenensis subsp. rotundata cultivar TDr96_F1 chromosome 17, TDr96_F1_v2_PseudoChromosome.rev07_lg8_w22 25.fasta, whole genome shotgun sequence DNA window includes the following coding sequences:
- the LOC120280164 gene encoding LOW QUALITY PROTEIN: galactinol--sucrose galactosyltransferase (The sequence of the model RefSeq protein was modified relative to this genomic sequence to represent the inferred CDS: deleted 3 bases in 3 codons), with protein sequence MPLMACDENARPSAFAFKGHDFTVHGHRFLHDIPSNLTMTPAASLIVCPTKGLDTTGCFIGFVSNAPKSRHVVPVGRLRGIRFMSIFRFKVWWTTHWVGNKGRDVEHETQFMILDRSVSGRPYVLLLPLIEDPFRASLQPGENDFIDICAESGSTAVNGSVFNSVMYMHAGDDPLRLVRDAMKVVRSHLGTFRLLEEKTPPAIVDKFGWCTWDAFYLNVHPEGVLQGVNGLVEGGCPPGLVLIDDGWQSICHDDDPITDQEGMNRTSAGEQMPCRLIKFQENYKFRDYESQRNGKSGMGAFVSDLKEDFKSIDHVYVWHALCGYWGGIRPQVPSLPESKIIAPKLSPGLEMTMEDLAVDKIVNNGVGLVPPDRVHEMYQGLHSHLQSVGIDGVKVDVIHLLEMLCQEYGGRVELAKVYYKALSDSVRKHFKGNGVIASMEHCNDFMFLGTEAISLGRVGDDFWCTDPSGDPNGTFWLQGCHMVHCAYNSLWMGNFIQPDWDMFQSTHPCAAFHAASRAISGGPIYVSDSVGQHDFNLLKSLVLPDGTILRCEYFALPTRDCLFEDPLHDGKTMLNIWNLNKFTGVLGTFNCQGGGWSRKDRKNICFSECSHSLTSTARPNDIEWQNGKTPFQTDGVELFAVYLFKAKKLVFLKPDESLEVSLDSFDFELLTVSPVKTLSAKKTIQFAPIGLVNMLNTGCAIQECKFSENGGNEVVAEVAVKGTGEMKVFSSEKPMTCRINGETVPFDYEDKLVSIQVPWSGSSSKPSVIEYSFYQ encoded by the exons ATGCCTTTGATGGCCTGCGACGAGAATGCCCGGCCATCAGCCTTTGCTTTCAAAGGCCACGATTTCACCGTGCATGGCCACCGTTTCCTTCATGACATCCCATCCAACTTAACCATGACACCTGCTGCTTCCCTGATCGTTTGCCCAACCAAAGGCCTAGACACCACCGGTTGCTTCATCGGGTTCGTGTCCAACGCACCCAAGTCCAGGCATGTCGTGCCAGTCGGGCGC CTGCGTGGCATCCGTTTCATGAGCATATTCAGGTTCAAGGTCTGGTGGACCACGCACTGGGTCGGAAACAAAGGCCGAGACGTTGAGCACGAGACCCAG TTCATGATCCTCGACCGCTCGGTCTCTGGCCGACCGTACgtccttcttctccctctcaTCGAAGACCCTTTCCGAGCATCGCTCCAGCCCGGAGAAAATGACTTCATCGACATTTGCGCCGAGAGTGGCTCCACCGCCGTCAATGGCTCGGTCTTCAACAGCGTCATGTACATGCACGCTGGAGATGATCCCTTACGT CTTGTCAGAGATGCCATGAAGGTGGTCAGGTCTCATCTGGGAACGTTCAGGTTGTTGGAGGAGAAGACCCCTCCGGCGATCGTTGACAAGTTCGGGTGGTGCACGTGGGATGCTTTCTACTTGAATGTGCATCCTGAAGGTGTTTTGCAAGGAGTGAATGGTCTTGTTGAAGGTGGTTGTCCTCCTGGTTTGGTTCTCATTGATGACGGGTGGCAGTCCATTTGCCATGACGATGACCCCATAACTGACCAGGAAGGCATGAACCGGACGTCCGCTGGGGAGCAGATGCCATGCAGGCTGATCAAGTTCCAGGAGAACTACAAGTTCAGGGACTATGAGAGCCAGAGAAATGGCAAGTCAGGGATGGGAGCTTTTGTGAGTGACCTTAAAGAGGATTTCAAGAGCATAGACCATGTCTATGTTTGGCACGCCCTGTGTGGGTACTGGGGTGGGATACGGCCTCAAGTCCCAAGCTTGCCAGAGTCCAAGATCATTGCTCCCAAGCTCTCTCCTGGTCTTGAGATGACTATGGAGGATCTGGCAGTTGATAAGATTGTAAACAATGGGGTTGGGTTAGTGCCTCCTGACAGAGTTCACGAGATGTACCAAGGATTGCATTCTCACTTGCAATCTGTTGGTATTGATGGAGTGAAAGTGGATGTCATTCAT TTGCTGGAGATGCTGTGCCAGGAGTATGGAGGGAGGGTGGAGTTAGCCAAGGTTTACTACAAAGCCCTTTCTGACTCTGTTAGGAAGCATTTCAAAGGCAATGGAGTCATCGCCAGCATGGAACACTGCAACGATTTCATGTTCCTAGGCACAGAAGCAATCTCTCTTGGCCGTGTTGGGGATGACTTTTGGTGCACTGATCCCTCTGGGGATCCCAACGGCACCTTTTGGCTCCAAGGCTGCCATATGGTTCACTGCGCGTACAACAGTCTTTGGATGGGCAACTTCATTCAGCCAGATTGGGACATGTTCCagtccacacacccttgtgctGCATTCCATGCCGCATCCCGGGCCATCTCTGGTGGTCCTATTTATGTCAGTGACTCTGTGGGACAACATGACTTCAATCTCTTGAAGAGTCTTGTGCTTCCTGATGGCACTATCTTGCGCTGTGAGTATTTTGCTCTCCCAACCAGAGACTGCCTCTTTGAAGACCCTCTCCATGATGGGAAGACCATGCTCAATATCTGGAACCTTAACAAG TTCACTGGAGTTCTCGGAACTTTCAATTGCCAAGGAGGAGGCTGGAGCCGCAAAGACAGGAAAAACATATGCTTCTCTGAGTGCTCACACTCCTTAACCTCCACTGCACGGCCAAATGATATAGAGTGGCAAAATGGCAAAACTCCATTCCAAACAGATGGGGTTGAACTATTTGCAGTCTATTTGTTCAAAGCTAAGAAACTGGTGTTTCTGAAGCCAGATGAGAGTTTAGAAGTCTCTCTGGACTCATTTGATTTTGAACTACTAACCGTGTCTCCAGTGAAGACATTGTCTGCTAAGAAAACAATCCAATTTGCTCCTATTGGTTTGGTGAACATGCTCAACACTGGTTGTGCAATCCAAGAGTGTAAGTTCAGTGAGAATGGTGGGAATGAAGTGGTAGCTGAAGTTGCTGTAAAAGGAACAGGAGAAATGAAGGTATTCTCTTCAGAGAAACCAATGACTTGCAGGATAAATGGAGAAACAGTGCCATTTGATTATGAAGACAAGTTAGTCTCCATCCAAGTGCCATGGTCTGGTTCTTCTTCAAAGCCATCAGTTATAGAGTACTCCTtctaccaataa
- the LOC120280860 gene encoding uncharacterized protein LOC120280860: MEKPSIFDRVISGIRSTSRYYTGYPKDLGPSQLIHFTSERQFVELLHEGRPVVVAFTIKCPYTKHLDGVLEEAAGEFYPDIKFMRVECPRYPGFCMTRQKKEYPFIEVFYNPEAANPGKVIDPNITRYSVKVLPVSFFKVFYIIKFKFLA; the protein is encoded by the exons ATGGAGAAACCCTCGATCTTCGATCGTGTCATCTCTGGCATTCGATCCACCAGTAG GTATTATACTGGGTATCCTAAGGATCTCGGGCCCTCGCAGCTGATCCATTTCACTTCTGAGCGTCAATTTGTTGAGCTTTTGCATGAAGGTCGCCCTGTTGTAGTTGCTTTCACCATCAA ATGCCCCTATACGAAGCATCTTGATGGAGTATTAGAAGAAGCTGCCGGAGAGTTTTATCCGGATATAAAGTTTATGCGT GTTGAGTGTCCTAGGTATCCAGGGTTTTGTATGACACGCCAAAAAAAGGAATACCCTTTCATTGAAGTGTTTTATAATCCAGAG GCAGCTAATCCAGGAAAAGTTATTGACCCCAATATTACTAGATACTCAGTCAAGGTTTTACCTGTAAGTTTTTTCAAGGTTttctatattataaaatttaaatttcttgcCTAA
- the LOC120280317 gene encoding mediator of RNA polymerase II transcription subunit 15 has protein sequence MNSSHFMDKQIMGLSGSQSGGELLDLMSSPEDNQIDGGGVMKKEEIVPSYDFQPIRTVGSSPPLNSSGGTDRGRPSWGSADSKLASASLKYSAVLEPHELSKVSHEKEKGSYDVDIVAEIDRTVKKYADNLLHALEALSSRVSQLESRTRNLECSVDELKESIGNSNGSTDGKLRQLENILREVQNSVQVLRDKQEIAEAQLHLAKLQASKGESAEPRKSGHVESQQQQPALPQQPVQQPQQPPVVAPPPPLPAPPPLPAPVAPNAPPPPPQQQFPPSGQYVSQLPPSQVPLPSLPQDPYYPSPAQQTETTPQHYQVSSHQPQQVPPQQYQSPPQLSQYSQGAQPSQPVNPSLQLQPPLPHQPGDSAPYMPPPSQAYPASIRQPPPSLPQSGPPPSQQFYGPNPSMFEPPVSRPSSGQLPFPSGYGSSMGSGFSDSYPYSGSPSHYSSAMKPSPFSSSAPSSGGSNYSRLPTAQLLPQAQPAGSSSSGGSTGNRVPLDDVVDKVSSMGFSRDLVRATVRKLTENGQSVDLNVVLDKLMNDGEIQPQKGWFGR, from the exons ATGAATTCCTCGCACTTTATGGACAAGCAGATCATGGGGCTTTCGGGATCGCAGAGCGGCGGGGAGCTCCTCGATCTGATGAGCTCGCCGGAGGACAATCAGATCGATGGAGGCGGTGTTATGAAAAAGGAGGAAATCGTCCCCAGCTATGACTTCCAGCCCATCCGCACAGTCGGATCCTCGCCGCCTTTGAACAGCAGTGGTGGTACTGACCGGGGGCGGCCGTCTTGGGGCTCTGCTGATTCCAAGTTGGCCTCCGCGAGTCTCAAA TATTCTGCTGTTTTAGAGCCTCATGAATTATCTAAAGTTAGTCATGAAAAAGAGAAGGGCAGTTATGACGTGGACATAGTAGCAGAAATTGATCGTACAGTCAAGAAGTATGCTGATAATCTGCTTCATGCTTTGGAAGCTCTAAGTTCAAGAGTGTCACAGCTTGAGAGTAGAACTCGTAACCTTGAGTGTTCTGTTGATGAACTGAAGGAATCAATTGGGAATAGTAATGGAAGCACTGATGGAAAGCTAAGACAACTGGAGAATATTCTGAGAGAG GTACAAAACAGTGTGCAGGTTCTGCGTGACAAACAGGAGATTGCAGAAGCTCAGCTGCATCTAGCAAAACTGCAAGCCTCCAAGGGAGAAAGTGCTGAACCTCGAAAATCTGGACATGTGGAGTCTCAGCAACAACAACCAGCTCTGCCACAGCAACCCGTACAACAACCACAACAACCTCCAGTTGTTGCTCCACCACCTCCACTTCCTGCACCACCTCCGCTTCCTGCTCCAGTTGCTCCTAATGCCCCTCCACCACCCCCTCAACAACAATTCCCACCTAGTGGACAATATGTTTCTCAGTTACCTCCGTCCCAGGTACCCCTTCCATCCTTGCCACAGGACCCCTATTACCCGTCACCAGCACAACAAACAGAGACAACACCCCAACACTATCAAGTTTCATCTCACCAGCCCCAGCAGGTGCCACCACAGCAATACCAATCACCACCTCAGCTTTCACAATATTCTCAGGGAGCCCAACCATCACAACCTGTTAACCCTTCATTGCAACTACAACCTCCATTGCCTCATCAACCTGGAGATTCTGCTCCATATATGCCACCACCCTCACAAGCCTACCCCGCAAGTATCCGCCAACCTCCTCCATCCCTACCACAAAGCGGCCCACCTCCTTCCCAACAATTCTATGGACCTAACCCTTCTATGTTTGAACCACCTGTGAGTCGCCCAAGCTCTGGACAGTTACCTTTCCCTTCTGGCTATGGTTCCTCTATGGGATCTGGCTTCTCTGATTCATACCCTTATAGTGGTTCCCCTTCACACTACAGTTCGGCAATGAAACCTTCTCCATTCTCATCCTCTGCCCCTTCATCTGGTGGGAGCAACTATTCACGCCTGCCAACGGCCCAGCTATTACCTCAAGCACAGCCAGCTGGGTCTAGTAGTTCTGGAGGCTCCACAGGGAATAGAGTGCCGCTTGATGATGTTGTGGACAAGGTTTCAAGCATGGGCTTCTCAAGAGATCTGGTGCGTGCAACAGTGCGGAAACTGACTGAGAACGGTCAGTCAGTCGATCTGAATGTGGTTCTGGATAAACTTATGAATGATGGAGAGATTCAACCTCAAAAAGGATGGTTTGGGCGGTAA